The Geothrix sp. DNA segment GCCATCGCCCGTCGGGAGCCGGTGATCATCTTCATGGGCGGCCAGGCCACGGGCAAGACCACGGGTGCGCTGGCGTTGGGGCCGGCGTTCGGGGCGGTCTTCGACGCGCCCCACACCGAGCCCGAGGGCGTGGCCTTCCTGCTGGGCCGCATCCGGCGCGCCGGCTGCAGCGAGGTCCACCTGGCCTACACCGACCGGGAGCCCGAAGGCTCGCTCAGGGCCATGCTGGCCCGCTCCGAACGCGAGGGCCGCTACGTGCCCCTGGACCGCATGGCGCGGGCCCACGCCTGGGCCCCCTTCACCTTCCTGGGCCTGGCCCCGCGGGTGGGCCGCAGCCTGCAGCTCTACCACGTGCGGGTGGACGAAGAGGGGCCGGGCCGCATGACCGAGGGCCAGGATGCCCTCGCCAGCGTCCGGATACGGCCAAAACCAGCCGATTCCGTGGTTGCCTACCAGCTGCAAACCGCTTACCTTTCTCTTCTGAGGAATCCCAACCATGACCGCCAAGCCTACTTCCCGCGAGATGTGCTCGCAGGACTCAACCGAACGCTCGACCCCTGGCGAAGAAGCGAAGCCGATCATCTCCTTCGCCGATTTTTCGAAGCTGTGGCGGAGCGAGGTCCCGAAGGTGGTGCAGGCGCATGAGGAGCACCGGCTGGAAGTGCGGCGCAGCCTGGGCTTGGCGTAGGCGGCTGAATTCGCCGTGCGAATTCAGTAAGGAAGGGATGTCTCTAGAATTCGCGCAGCGAATTCCCTACTGAATCTGCGCAGCAGATTCAGCCCTCGTGGTACCCCAGCACCACCAGCAGACAGGGCCCGCCCGCGATCACGGCCATGCCCGAGGCCTCCGCCTCACGGATGGCTTGGTCACTCTCGGCGCCGGGCTGCATCCAGATGTGCGTCACGCCGGCCGCGGCAGCGTCGCGAACCACCTGCTCGGTGATCGCGGGCGGCGTGATGACGGAGATCGCCTTCACCGGCACGGGCAGGGCCGCCAGCGAGGGGTGGGCCTTCAGGCCCTCGACCTCGTCGGCGCGCGCGTTGATGGGGTAGACCTCCCGCCCATGCTGCTGGTAGCAGCGCAGCACCTTGTTGCCGTACTTCGAGCGGTCGACGCTGGCGCCCACCACCGCGAAGGGACCGGCCTCAAGGAAGGCGGTGATCGTCTGCTGGACCGTGTGTGCCATGGCTGCTCCGCCCATGGGATGTCCAGTGTGGAGCCATCGTGACAGTGGCTCAGGCACCGCCCGGCGGAAAGTGCATGCGGACGACCAGGCCCCCGCCCTCGCCATTGAAGATGTGCAGGCCGGCGCGATGCGCCTGGAGGATGCCCGTCACCGACGCCAGGCCCAGCCCCCGGCCCAGTTCGCGGGTGGTGAAGAAGGGGTCGCAGATCCGCTCCAGGTTCATGGCGGGAACCCCAGGTCCCTCATCCGAGACCTCCAGACATACGGTGGCGGGAAGCCTTGGCCGGGCCAGTGGCCAGATGCCCGGCGAGGCGGGACCGGGCCGGCCTTCCCCGAAGTCCGTGTAGAGCCGCAGCCGTACCCGGCCGGCCAGGGGTTCGGCCGCCTCCAGGGCGTTGGCCACCAGGGCCTGCAGGACCTCTTTGAGGCGGGCCCGGTCGCCCCTGATGAGCGGCATCGGCTCGCAGGAGACATCCAGGAGGAAGGTGGTGGGAAGCTCCAGCTGCAGGGTGGCCGCGTAGGCGGGTAGCCAGGCTTCCAGGTCGAGCAGTTCCTGCTTCACCAGGGCCCGGCCGGAGAAGTCCAGCATCTTCCAGGACAGCCCGATGGCCTTGCGCAGCGACGCCTCCGCCTTGCCGAGCACGAGGCCGAGGTCGGCGTTCCCGCCCGCCTTGATGGCGGCGACCTCCAGGAAGCCCAGGACCCCCTGGAAAATGTTGTTGAAGTCATGGGCGATGCTGCCGGCCATCAGGACCAGGCCCTCGGCCTTCCGGGCACGGGCATCGGCCTCGATGATCCGCTCCCGCTCTGTGAGGTCCCTCACCACCGTCAGGAACAGTCGCGGCTCCTGCTGGAGAAGCCCGAACCGGACCTCCACCGGGAAGGTGGACCCGTCCCTCCTGCGGATCCGGGTGTGGGCTGTCCCTTTCTGGCCCGGCACCATGGTTTTCCAGGACTGCATGCGGAGGTCCTTGTCGGTCTCCTGATCCAGGTCCCAGACATGCATGTCCAGAAGGTCGGCGAGGGAATGTCCCGTGGTCCGTGCGGCCTCGGGATTGGCGAAGACAATCCGCTCGTGCTCATCGTGGATGTAGATGGCATCCGCGGCGTGCTCCACCACGCCACGGAACCGTGCCTCGCCCTCCTCCAGGAGGAGACGGGCTTCCTGCGCTTCCGTGATGTCCGTGGAGATCCCCTCCCAGAGCACCGAGCCGTCCGGCTGGGGCCGGGGTTTCGAGCGCACCCGGAACCAGCGCCATCGGCCATCCGCATGCCGCTGGCGCAGGTCCATGGCAAAGGGGCAGTGTTCCCGCCCGCTGGCCGTCTCGGCTTCAAGGTAGGCCGGCAGCATGTCCGGGTCCAGTTGGCTGAACAGCAGCTTCGGGTCCCGCACCACCTCCTCGGCCCTGAGCCCGCAGAGGCGCTCCACACCGGCGCTGAGATAGAGGAAGCGGGGGGTTTCTCCCGACCTCGACAGGAACTGGTAGAGGAAGCTGTCCGGCAGCTGGTCGCCGAGGATGCGCAACCGCGATTCGCTGAGCCGAAGCGAGTCCTCCGTGGACTTGCGCTCGCTGATGTCGGCGTGCGTACCGATCATCCGGGTCGGACGCCCATCGCCATCCCATTCCACTGCCATGCCCCTGGCCAGAATCCAGATGTAGCTGCCGTCCCTGCGCCGGATCCGGTACTCGGTCTGGTACATCGGCATGTGGCCATCGAGGTAACCGTCGGCCGCGGCCATGACCTGGTCGCGGTCGTCGGGATGGATCCGTTCGATCCAATCGGCGTAGGAAAGGCGCAGGTCCTCGTCGGCCCCGTAGCCGAGCATGGCCTTGTAGCCGCGGCTCACGAACATGCTGTCGGAGGCGGCACTCCAATCCCACACCCCGTCCCCCGCTCCATCCAGGGCGAATTGCCAGCGGGCCTCGCTCTCACGCAGGGCAGACTCAATCCGGTCGTGCTCGGTCACGTCCTTTCCCAGGCTGAGGAAACAGGATTCACCAGCCACTTCGAGGACCTTGACCGTCACCAGGAGCCGGTGCTCCCGGCCATCCCTGCTCATGAGCGTGATCTCTGCCGGCCCGAATGCACCTGATTGCCTGAGTCCGGCGATGAAGGCATCTCGTTCTTCAGGCCGGGTCCACAGGCCTAGATCGACGGTGGAGCGCCCCAGGTTTTCCTGTCGGGGGATCCCAGTCAGGTCGCACCAGGCCTGGTTCACCTCCACCAGGAGCCCATCGGACAGTCGGGTGAGGGTCATCGGGTCCGGCGAGAGCTCGAAGATGCTGTGGAATCGCGCTTCACTGTCCAGGAGTTGGCGGTCCCGGCGCCGCGTCTCACTGATGTCCTCCACCACGGACAGGTGCCTGGCGGGCGCGTCCGCGGCCACCGGGAGCTTGACCATGCTCAGGCGGGCCCAGACTGCATGGCCATCCCGGTGCAGGTACCGCTTCTCCTTGTGGACGACCGGCACCGCGCCCGAGGCCAGGTCCCGTACCGCGGCCAGGTCCTGGGCCAAGTGCTCCGGATGGGTGAAACTTTGGAAATCCCGCGCCAGCAGTGCCTCGGTGGGATAGCCGAGGATGTCACCCATCTTCGGATTCACCGAGAGGAAGCGGCCCGAGCCCGAATCCACGATGGCCATGCCGTAGGGCGCCCGCTCGAACAAGGCCCGGAACTGGGCTTCCGTGGCCAGCAGTTCCTCGCCCCGCGCCTCTGCCAGGCTGCGGGCCCGCTGGGTCGTGCGTGCGAGCGCGGCCAGGATGAGAAAGACCAGCAGGCTGACGGCCCCGCCCACCAGCGGGGCCAGCCAGTGACGGGGTCGGCCGATCTGCTGATAGAAAGCCGGGCTGGGCTCGACCGACGTGGTCCAGACGCGCCCGGCCACGGTCAGGACCTGGTGCTTGCCGGGCTCAGAGCCTGGGCTGGCGGGGTTCGAGTCGAAGAGGAGGTGCTCGGGGCTGACCCGCAGACCGTCGTAGATCTCGATGTCGGCCAGCCTCCGCTCCAGAGGCAGGGTGGCCCGCATGAAGTCCGTCAGGCGCAGGGGAATGGTGGTCCAGCCCCGCAGGGCCCGGCGCCGGCCCGCCACAGTCTCCAGCGGTGGGCCCTGGCGGTAGACCGGCGCGAACAGCACCATGCCGGGCTGGGCATCCGCTTCGGTTTCCTGGTACAGGGTGAGGCGATCGCTGGCGATGACCTGGCCGGTGTCCCGCGCCCGCAGCATGGCCTCGCGCCGGTTGGCCTCGGCCAGCATGTCCCTGCCGAAGGCGCGCTGGTTGCGGGCGTCGAGGGGCTCCAGGTAGAGGATGACCCCGGCCCCCTCCGCCATGGGATCGCCGGGTCCGCCAGGCGTCACGGCATAGTCAGGAAAACCCTCTCGACGCACACGCCGGACGTGGGCGGGCAGCTCTTCCCGGGGGATCCACTCCACGAAGCTGAGACCCTGAAGGCCCGGGTAGTTGATTGGAAGGTCGAGGCTGGCCACATAGTCATGCCACTCGGCCCGGGTGGGCAAGTCACCGCGACCCAGGTACCCGGCGGCGCCGCGCAGCACGGTGGCGAGGTTGGTCATCTGCCGCTCCACCCTCAGGACCACGCCATTGGCATACTCCGTCTTCAGCGCGTCCAGGCGGGCCTCCTCCACCCTGTAGATGAGCGCCCACGAAATCAGGGTGACGAGCAGGCCCAGGCACAGCCCCGCCCAGGGCCACGGAGAACGGAGGGGCCGCACGGGGACCGCTGCGGAGGAAGTTCCGGAAGAAGTCACAAAGCACACACAGGGGGCCAGGAAGGCCCCGCGAACGATACTTTACGACCAATTGGTCGAAACTAGTTGATGTCTATTTTTCACCAAGTGGCTGGCTTCGCAGCGACTGCAGGGCCCGCACCTTCATGTCGCCGCGCAGGGTCTCCACGGCTTCGCAGGCGGCCAAGGCGGCACTGAGGTTGGTGAGGCAGGGGATCTTCAGGCGCAGGGCCTCCTTGCGGATGGAGCCCTCGTCGAAGAAGGCGTCGCGGCCCAGCGGCGTGTTGATCACCCACTGCACCTCGCCGTTCTTCAGCAGATCCACGGCGTTGGGGCGGCCCTCGTTCACCTTGAAGATGCGGCGCACCTTGAGGCCCACGGACTCCAGGGTGCGGGCCGTGCCTTCCGTCGCGCAGAGGCCGAAGCCCAGGGCCACCAGCTTCTGGGCCAGCTCCGGCAGGCGGGCCTTGTCCTTGTCGTTCACGGTGAGGAAGACCGTCCCGGAGAGCGGCAGCGGGATGCCCGCGGCCAGCAGGGACTTGGCGTAGGCCTCGCCGAAGGTGGCGCCGATGCCCATGACCTCGCCCGTGCTCTTCATCTCGGGGCCCAGCACCGGATCCACGCCCGGGAACTTGGCGAAGGGGAAGACCACCCCCTTCACCGACACCGCCCTCGGCACGCCATCGGTGATGCCCTGCTGCTTCAGGCTCTGGCCCAGACCGATGCGGGCGGCGACGCCGGCCCAGTCCACCCCCGTGGCCTTGCTCACGAAGGGCACCGTGCGGCTGGCCCGGGGGTTGGCCTCCAGGCAGTAGGCGATGCCATCCTTCACGGCGAACTGCAGGTTCATGAGGCCGCGCACGCCGAGATCCAGAGCCAGCTTCCGGGCATAGCCGGCCACCGTTTCCAGGATCTCTTCGGGCACGCCCAGGGCCGGGATCACGGCGTAGCTGTCGCCGCTGTGGATGCCGGCCTCCTCGATGTGGGCCAGCAGGCCCGCGATGGCCACGTCCTCGCCGTCGCACACCACGTCGATGTCCAGCTCCTGCGCGCCGTCCAGGAAGCGGTCCAGCAGCACGGGCTGGTCGTTGCTCACGGCCACGGCCTCCCGCATGTACTTCTCCAGCCCCGCGTCATCGAAGACCACGGCCATGGCCCGGCCACCCAGCACGAAGCTGGGCCGCACCATCACGGGGTAGTCCAGGCGGTGGGCCACCTCCTTGGCCTGCTCGAAGCTCGTGGCCATGCCCCACTGCGGGGCGGGGATGTCCAGGCGCTTGAGGGCCTGGCCGAAGCGCTCGCGATCCTCGGCATCCATGATGGTGTTCAGTGGCGTGCCCAGCAGCTTCACGCCGGCCTTGTGGAGCGGCTCCGCCAGCTTCAGCGGCGTCTGGCCGCCGAACTGGGCGAAGACACCCAGCAGGTGACCGCCCTGCCCTTCCCGGTCCACCACGGCCTTCACGTGCTCGTAGGTCAACGGCTCGAAGTAGAGGCGGTCGCTGGTGTCGAAGTCCGTGCTGACCGTCTCGGGGTTGCAGTTGATGAGGATGGCCTCCACGCCGCTGGCGCGGATGGCCTCCACGGCCTGCACGCAGCAGCAGTCGAACTCCACGCCCTGCCCGATGCGGTTGGGGCCGCTGCCCAGCACGATGGCCTTGGGCCGGTCCGTGGGCTGAGCTTCGCTGCGTTCCTCCCAGGTGCCGTAGAGGTAGGGCGTCTCGGCCCTGAACTCGCCCGCGCAGGTGTCCACCCGCTTGTAGGCGGGCCGCAGGCCCAGCGACTCGCGGCGGGCGGCCACTTCAGCCTCGGTGCCCGAGCAGAACACGGCGATCTGGTTGTCGGCGAAACCGGCGCGCTTGGCCTTCTCCAGCAGCTCCTCGGGGAGGCGGTCCACGGGGAAGCTGCGCAGCCGGCCCTCCAGCACGACGATCTCCTCGATCTCGCGCAGGAACCAGGGGGTGATCTTGGTGAGGCGGTGGATCTCCTCCACGCTGTGCCCGGCCTTGAGCGCGTGGTAGATCCAGAAGATGCGCTGGGCGCCGGGGATGATGAGGTGCTCCTTGAGGCGGCCCAGGTCGAGCTTGCCCTCCAGGGCGCCGGAGATGCCCTTGTGGCCCTCCTCCAGGGAGCGCACCGCCTTCTGCAGGGCCTCCTGGAAGCTGCGGCCGATGCTCATGACCTCGCCCACGCTCTTCATCTGCGTGCCCAACACCTTGTCGGCCTGGGGGAACTTCTCGAAGGTGAAGCGGGGCATCTT contains these protein-coding regions:
- a CDS encoding CoA-binding protein, with the protein product MAHTVQQTITAFLEAGPFAVVGASVDRSKYGNKVLRCYQQHGREVYPINARADEVEGLKAHPSLAALPVPVKAISVITPPAITEQVVRDAAAAGVTHIWMQPGAESDQAIREAEASGMAVIAGGPCLLVVLGYHEG
- a CDS encoding PAS domain S-box protein translates to MRPLRSPWPWAGLCLGLLVTLISWALIYRVEEARLDALKTEYANGVVLRVERQMTNLATVLRGAAGYLGRGDLPTRAEWHDYVASLDLPINYPGLQGLSFVEWIPREELPAHVRRVRREGFPDYAVTPGGPGDPMAEGAGVILYLEPLDARNQRAFGRDMLAEANRREAMLRARDTGQVIASDRLTLYQETEADAQPGMVLFAPVYRQGPPLETVAGRRRALRGWTTIPLRLTDFMRATLPLERRLADIEIYDGLRVSPEHLLFDSNPASPGSEPGKHQVLTVAGRVWTTSVEPSPAFYQQIGRPRHWLAPLVGGAVSLLVFLILAALARTTQRARSLAEARGEELLATEAQFRALFERAPYGMAIVDSGSGRFLSVNPKMGDILGYPTEALLARDFQSFTHPEHLAQDLAAVRDLASGAVPVVHKEKRYLHRDGHAVWARLSMVKLPVAADAPARHLSVVEDISETRRRDRQLLDSEARFHSIFELSPDPMTLTRLSDGLLVEVNQAWCDLTGIPRQENLGRSTVDLGLWTRPEERDAFIAGLRQSGAFGPAEITLMSRDGREHRLLVTVKVLEVAGESCFLSLGKDVTEHDRIESALRESEARWQFALDGAGDGVWDWSAASDSMFVSRGYKAMLGYGADEDLRLSYADWIERIHPDDRDQVMAAADGYLDGHMPMYQTEYRIRRRDGSYIWILARGMAVEWDGDGRPTRMIGTHADISERKSTEDSLRLSESRLRILGDQLPDSFLYQFLSRSGETPRFLYLSAGVERLCGLRAEEVVRDPKLLFSQLDPDMLPAYLEAETASGREHCPFAMDLRQRHADGRWRWFRVRSKPRPQPDGSVLWEGISTDITEAQEARLLLEEGEARFRGVVEHAADAIYIHDEHERIVFANPEAARTTGHSLADLLDMHVWDLDQETDKDLRMQSWKTMVPGQKGTAHTRIRRRDGSTFPVEVRFGLLQQEPRLFLTVVRDLTERERIIEADARARKAEGLVLMAGSIAHDFNNIFQGVLGFLEVAAIKAGGNADLGLVLGKAEASLRKAIGLSWKMLDFSGRALVKQELLDLEAWLPAYAATLQLELPTTFLLDVSCEPMPLIRGDRARLKEVLQALVANALEAAEPLAGRVRLRLYTDFGEGRPGPASPGIWPLARPRLPATVCLEVSDEGPGVPAMNLERICDPFFTTRELGRGLGLASVTGILQAHRAGLHIFNGEGGGLVVRMHFPPGGA
- the carB gene encoding carbamoyl-phosphate synthase large subunit, whose product is MPKRTDLKSVLVLGSGPIQIGQACEFDYSGTQALKALREEGIRTILLNSNPASIMTDASRADATYIEPLTLGVLEKVIEAEKPDAILPTVGGQTALNLAMEAHESGLLERTGVLLIGAQPEAIKRGEDRQLFKALMDDLGLETCRGGFAHNMGEARDLLKLTGFPSIIRPSFTLGGSGGGIAYNVDEFETIVTRGLDLSPTKQVLIEESILGWKEFELEVVRDLDDNVEVICSIENFDPMGVHTGDSITVAPALTLTDPEYQKMRDAALAVIRAVGVETGGSNIQFALEPETSRIIVIEMNPRVSRSSALASKATGFPIAWVATKLALGYRLWELPNAITRMTKAAFEPVLDYIVVKMPRFTFEKFPQADKVLGTQMKSVGEVMSIGRSFQEALQKAVRSLEEGHKGISGALEGKLDLGRLKEHLIIPGAQRIFWIYHALKAGHSVEEIHRLTKITPWFLREIEEIVVLEGRLRSFPVDRLPEELLEKAKRAGFADNQIAVFCSGTEAEVAARRESLGLRPAYKRVDTCAGEFRAETPYLYGTWEERSEAQPTDRPKAIVLGSGPNRIGQGVEFDCCCVQAVEAIRASGVEAILINCNPETVSTDFDTSDRLYFEPLTYEHVKAVVDREGQGGHLLGVFAQFGGQTPLKLAEPLHKAGVKLLGTPLNTIMDAEDRERFGQALKRLDIPAPQWGMATSFEQAKEVAHRLDYPVMVRPSFVLGGRAMAVVFDDAGLEKYMREAVAVSNDQPVLLDRFLDGAQELDIDVVCDGEDVAIAGLLAHIEEAGIHSGDSYAVIPALGVPEEILETVAGYARKLALDLGVRGLMNLQFAVKDGIAYCLEANPRASRTVPFVSKATGVDWAGVAARIGLGQSLKQQGITDGVPRAVSVKGVVFPFAKFPGVDPVLGPEMKSTGEVMGIGATFGEAYAKSLLAAGIPLPLSGTVFLTVNDKDKARLPELAQKLVALGFGLCATEGTARTLESVGLKVRRIFKVNEGRPNAVDLLKNGEVQWVINTPLGRDAFFDEGSIRKEALRLKIPCLTNLSAALAACEAVETLRGDMKVRALQSLRSQPLGEK